The genomic region GGCCATCGATCCAATGTTTGATCATGTTGCTCAAGCCTCTTTGCGCACGGAGAAAAACTGCGTCTCACTGACAATATGGTTGACCAGGCGGCCCACGCCTTCGACTTCCACCACCACTTCATCCCCCGGCACCACATCGGCCAGGCCCTCGGGCGTGCCGGTGGCGATCATGTCGCCAGGTTGCAGGGTCATGAAGCTGGACAGGTATTCGATGAGGTAGGGGATATCGAAAATCATGTCTTTGGTGCTGCCTTCCTGGCGCAACTCGCCGTTGATCCAGGTGCGCAATTTCAGGTTGCCCGGGTCGGGCACGTCAGCCACGTCGACGATCCACGGGCCGACCGGGGTGGTGGCGTCGCGGTTTTTTACCCGCAGGTTGGGGCGGTAGTAGTTTTCCAGGTAGTCGCGGATCGCGTAGTCGTTGCACACCGTGTAGCCGGCCAGGTAATCCAGGGCGTCGGCACGCTTGACGTTGCGGGCGGTCTTGCCGATCACCGCCACCAGCTCGCACTCGTAGTGCATGTAGGCAACGTCGTCCGGGCGCCAGGTGACCTGGCGGTGGCCGGTGTAGGTGCCGACTGACTTGATAAAAACCAGCGGTTCGGTCGGCGGTGTGAAAGCCAGTTCGGCGGCGTGGTCGGCGTAGTTCAAGCC from Pseudomonas synxantha harbors:
- a CDS encoding fumarylacetoacetate hydrolase family protein, coding for MKRARIGFEGQIHSVQVDDDCSVRLGDGRRLAQEQVQWLPPATGNMFALGLNYADHAAELAFTPPTEPLVFIKSVGTYTGHRQVTWRPDDVAYMHYECELVAVIGKTARNVKRADALDYLAGYTVCNDYAIRDYLENYYRPNLRVKNRDATTPVGPWIVDVADVPDPGNLKLRTWINGELRQEGSTKDMIFDIPYLIEYLSSFMTLQPGDMIATGTPEGLADVVPGDEVVVEVEGVGRLVNHIVSETQFFSVRKEA